Proteins encoded within one genomic window of Hevea brasiliensis isolate MT/VB/25A 57/8 chromosome 8, ASM3005281v1, whole genome shotgun sequence:
- the LOC131182029 gene encoding uncharacterized protein LOC131182029, which translates to MSSYTKFLKEILSKKKRLEDYETIALTEECGTILQNKLLPKLKDPRSFSIPCLIGNMNIDKALYHPGASYPIGILENIPIKIGKFFIPVDFVVLEMEEDIQIPIILGRPFLATVGAIIAVKNGQLTLKVGDEEVEFNLFRAIKHKLEPNECLRVDIIDKLVKEEFTKNILKILLKNVQCTTTQHIMKTQKL; encoded by the exons ATGTCATCCTACACTAAGTTCCTTAAAGAAATTCTTTCAAAGAAAAAAAGGTTGGAAGACTATGAGACTATTGCTCTTACAGAGGAATGCGGTACCATATTGCAAAATAAGCTGttaccaaagctcaaggatccaagaagcttctccataccttgtcttATTGGCAACATGAATATAGACAAGGCACTTTATCATCCAGGAGCAAGT TACCCGATTGGCATCCTAGAAAATATCCCCATCAAGATAGGAAAATTCTTCATTCCTGTTGATTTTGTTGTCCTAGAGATGGAAGAGGATAtccaaattcctatcatccttggaagacctttcttggcaaccGTCGGAGCTATCATAGCTGTTAAGAATGGGCagttaactctcaaggtaggagatgaagaagtggaattcaacctgTTTAGAGCAATAAAACATAAACTTGAACCTAATGAATGTTTAagggttgacataattgacaagcTAGTTAAGGAGGAATTCACAAAAAACATTCTAAAGATCCTCCTAAAAAATGTACAGTGCACGACCACACAGCACATaatgaaaacacagaaattgtaG
- the LOC110656456 gene encoding protein PELPK1 has translation MASFKCLIFAAFFIALSFDVGLAARHLQQLPLPNFPKPTLPPLPSTVPTLPQPTLPTNPSLPKPTLPPLPSLPTVPTVTLPPLPNIPTIPTIPSIPFLSPPPVGLAARHLQQLPPSVPNFPKPTLPPLPSIPTLPQPTLPTNPSLPKPALPPLPSLPTVPKVASPPLPSIPTIPTILTIPSIPFLSSPPVRVEARHLLETTLPEVPELPKPELPELPPLPNVELPPLPEVPTLPKPEIPTLPKPELPPFPHLPDELPKPTLPTIPTLPKDVTPPQSTTSP, from the exons ATGGCTTCTTTCAAGTGCTTGATCTTTGCTGCATTCTTCATTGCTTTATCATTTGATGTTGGCTTAGCTGCTCGTCATCTTCAGCAATTGCCATTGCCAAATTTTCCAAAGCCTACATTGCCACCATTGCCTAGTACTGTACCAACTCTGCCACAGCCCACATTGCCTACAAACCCATCTCTGCCTAAGCCTACACTGCCTCCACTTCCAAGCTTGCCTACTGTTCCGACGGTTACTTTGCCTCCATTGCCGAACATCCCCACTATCCcaacaatcccttccatcccATTCCTATCTCCACCACCTG TTGGCTTGGCTGCTCGTCATCTTCAGCAATTGCCACCTTCAGTGCCAAATTTTCCAAAGCCTACATTGCCACCGTTGCCTAGTATTCCAACTCTGCCACAGCCCACTTTGCCTACAAACCCATCTCTGCCTAAGCCTGCACTGCCTCCACTTCCAAGCTTGCCTACTGTTCCGAAGGTTGCTTCGCCTCCATTGCCGAGCATCCCCACAATCCCCACTATCCTAACAATTCCTTCCATCCCATTCCTTTCTTCACCACCTG TCAGGGTAGAGGCGCGTCATCTCCTGGAGACAACATTGCCTGAGGTACCTGAGCTTCCTAAACCTGAGTTGCCTGAGCTGCCACCACTGCCTAATGTTGAGCTTCCACCATTGCCTGAAGTTCCAACCTTGCCAAAACCTGAAATTCCCACTCTGCCAAAACCTGAATTGCCACCTTTTCCCCATCTTCCTGATGAGCTGCCCAAGCCCACATTGCCTACCATACCAACTCTTCCCAAGGACGTCACACCACCTCAGTCAACTACTAGTCCTTAA
- the LOC131182030 gene encoding agamous-like MADS-box protein AGL62 gives MHSQSSLYLAVSDELANDVKNETAISRKSKGRQKLDMVKIPRESNLLVTFSKRRYGIFKKASELTTLCGAEVTVIIFSPSMKVFSFGHPSVEAVIDRFLAGNPPQPSSCALQIIEAHRNARVRELNMQLTQVMNQLEMEKKRGEELDKMRKVGAEQRWWESSIEELDVPRLEQLKAALEVLRQNVAKLDDRLLIQSTNHPYFYNSKLETEAFPFNLRNEGFNTNMMPYNFDLGFPSGSGFF, from the exons ATGCATAGCCAATCTTCACTGTATCTTGCTGTTAGTGATGAATTGGCAAATGATGTAAAGAATGAGA CAGCCATATCAAGAAAGAGCAAGGGTCGCCAAAAATTGGATATGGTGAAAATACCTAGAGAGAGTAACCTTTTGGTTACCTTCTCCAAACGTAGGTATGGCATTTTTAAGAAAGCTAGCGAACTTACCACTCTTTGTGGTGCTGAAGTCACCGTTATAATCTTCTCCCCTAGCATGAAGGTCTTCTCCTTTGGTCACCCTTCTGTTGAAGCGGTCATCGATCGTTTTCTAGCTGGAAACCCTCCCCAACCTTCGTCGTGTGCTCTACAAATTATCGAAGCTCACCGGAATGCCAGGGTCCGGGAGCTCAATATGCAGCTCACTCAG GTTATGAACCAATTGGAAATGGAGAAGAAGCGAGGTGAGGAGCTTGACAAAATGAGGAAAGTTGGCGCGGAACAGCGCTGGTGGGAGTCTTCTATAGAGGAACTAGACGTGCCAAGGCTTGAGCAGCTTAAGGCAGCTTTAGAGGTGCTCAGGCAAAATGTGGCAAAACTAGATGAtcggcttctgattcaatccacAAATCATCCTTACTTCTATAATTCAAAACTTGAAACTGAAGCTTTTCCTTTTAATCTAAGGAATGAAGGGTTCAACACAAACATGATGCCTTATAACTTTGATCTTGGATTTCCAAGCGGAAGTGGGTTCTTTTAA